TGGTCGAGAGGATGAAAATTCATCAATTTCCCTGGCTCTACCTGTATGACGCTTCTCAAGATTCCGCAAGGGCATACGGAGCTTTGAAAACTCCCCATTTCTATGTTTTTAATAAAAACAGAAAACTTATCTATACTGGAAGAGGAGTTGACAGCCCCAGAGACACATCAAAAATGACCGTAAACGACCTTGACCGCGTATTATTTGAGCACACGGCAGGCAAGGAGATCTCAACGCCTGTGACAAACCCTATCGGCTGCAACATTAAGTGGGAAGGTAAAGACCCAAAATGGATGCCTGGGGAAGCTTGTGATTTGATATGAAAATGTTAATTTCCGGATCTTCCGGGCTGATCGGTACAGCACTCATCGCTTCCTTTAAGGAAAGAGGGCACGAGATTGTTCGGCTTGTTCGCGACGTATCCCGAATGGCTGAAGACACTCTCCTTTGGGATCCTGAACATCGAGAATTAAGGCTTGAAGAATTTGAAGGGTTTGATGTGGTGATTAATCTTGCTGGCGAGAATCTTTCTTCCGGCAGGTGGAATGACCAGA
This genomic window from Waddlia chondrophila WSU 86-1044 contains:
- a CDS encoding thioredoxin family protein, whose product is MPYTLQIGENAPDFMLPATDGETYRLSDFNRFDTLVVFFTCNHCPYVIGSDHVTKQTAEKYQDQGIGFVAINANSKNTYPEDSFEKMVERMKIHQFPWLYLYDASQDSARAYGALKTPHFYVFNKNRKLIYTGRGVDSPRDTSKMTVNDLDRVLFEHTAGKEISTPVTNPIGCNIKWEGKDPKWMPGEACDLI